Proteins encoded by one window of Salmonirosea aquatica:
- a CDS encoding RluA family pseudouridine synthase, producing the protein MKPFQVIYEDNHLIIVNKAAGILVQGDATRDRCLLDMVKDYIKEKYDKPGAVFLGTIHRIDRPVSGLVAFARTSKALERMNELFRKRDVQKTYWAVVHRRPAESKGRLVHWLSKDEKRNVTTAYDYEAPDTQRAELTYRVLGEINKFHLLEVTPITGRPHQIRVQLASMGCPIRGDVKYGYPKPNVDGSINLHARRLYFEHPVKKEPMICKAGLPLDPFWEEFLPLDQEKIDLDKLQYLYE; encoded by the coding sequence ATGAAACCTTTTCAGGTCATTTACGAAGACAACCACCTCATCATCGTCAACAAAGCGGCGGGGATACTAGTCCAGGGCGACGCCACGCGCGACCGCTGCCTGCTGGATATGGTGAAAGACTATATCAAGGAAAAGTACGATAAGCCGGGGGCCGTGTTCCTGGGTACCATCCACCGCATCGACCGCCCCGTCAGTGGCTTGGTGGCCTTTGCCCGCACCTCCAAGGCCCTCGAACGCATGAACGAGCTCTTCCGCAAGCGCGACGTGCAGAAAACCTACTGGGCGGTTGTACACCGCCGACCCGCCGAGTCTAAGGGCAGGCTGGTCCATTGGCTGTCGAAAGATGAAAAACGCAACGTCACCACGGCCTACGACTACGAAGCCCCCGACACTCAGCGCGCCGAGCTCACCTACCGGGTACTGGGCGAGATCAACAAATTTCACTTGCTGGAAGTGACCCCCATCACGGGACGTCCGCATCAGATCCGGGTGCAACTGGCCAGCATGGGCTGTCCCATCCGGGGCGATGTGAAGTATGGGTACCCTAAGCCCAATGTCGATGGGAGCATCAACCTCCACGCGCGGCGGCTGTACTTTGAGCATCCGGTCAAGAAGGAGCCTATGATTTGTAAAGCGGGGCTACCGCTGGACCCTTTCTGGGAGGAGTTCCTGCCGCTGGATCAGGAAAAAATAGACCTCGATAAGTTGCAGTACCTGTACGAGTAA
- a CDS encoding DUF6787 family protein, whose translation MAESQPPKANLGQKLKERWNVKSGWDVAVILLVFACTGFSILYLKRFLYDFIGLDAQSPGWLRWLVALGIVLPLYQVVLLLWGWLFGKFAFFWAFEKRMVARLSGLFKRRQNS comes from the coding sequence ATGGCCGAGAGCCAACCGCCCAAAGCCAACCTTGGGCAAAAACTAAAAGAACGTTGGAACGTAAAAAGTGGCTGGGATGTGGCCGTCATCCTGCTGGTATTTGCCTGCACGGGATTTTCGATTCTGTATCTGAAGCGCTTCCTTTACGACTTCATTGGACTAGACGCGCAATCGCCCGGCTGGCTTCGCTGGCTGGTAGCGCTGGGAATCGTGTTACCACTTTATCAAGTGGTACTATTATTGTGGGGGTGGCTGTTTGGAAAATTCGCCTTTTTCTGGGCGTTCGAAAAAAGAATGGTAGCCCGCCTGAGCGGGCTGTTCAAACGTCGGCAAAATTCATAG
- the mutL gene encoding DNA mismatch repair endonuclease MutL: MTTSDVIHLLPDSIANQIAAGEVVQRPASVVKELLENAIDAQAHSVQVIIREAGKTLIQVIDDGSGMSETDARMSFERHATSKIRNSDDLFRIRTMGFRGEALASIAAVAQVELRTRRNDDEIGTMIRIEGSEVKTQESVATLPGTNLLVKNLFFNVPARRNFLKSNSVEMRHVLDEFQRVALAHPEVGFSLYHNDVEVFNLYAGKLVRRIVDMFGKNYREQLVFCQEDTSYVSVRGYIGKPEFARKTRGEQYFFVNERYIKHSYLHHAIISAYEGTIPEGSHPFYVLFIEIDPSHVDINIHPTKTEIKFDDERSVYAIIMAAVRKAVGVYNLAPPIDFDDNVNFLTQHARPLEPPRAVQPDWAARPNGTSADENRSGETRSEATRPKESSSKRQQGNLTNWNKLFEGLKSPDEEARQQAALELDQAVAARPSYQQQAVTLASKINRLASETVSIPDADAVLFQVHNRFILSQVKEGVMLIDQKAAYERILYERYRQMLTKRNGACQQLLFPKTVRLTPADMQLMRETTDEIRALGFEFDEIGPNELIVRGTPADLPDESEQELFEELIEQLKKSYSDLKLNKPDSLARSLARRFSVRYAVKLSPLEMNTLINQLFASPDPNRTPGGDPIVVMLTMDRLSTLFKP; this comes from the coding sequence ATGACCACATCGGACGTTATACATTTGCTACCCGATTCGATCGCCAATCAGATTGCGGCGGGCGAGGTGGTGCAGCGTCCTGCCTCGGTCGTGAAGGAATTACTCGAAAACGCCATCGATGCTCAGGCCCACAGCGTGCAGGTGATTATCCGGGAGGCGGGCAAAACCCTGATTCAGGTTATTGACGACGGATCAGGCATGTCCGAAACCGACGCCCGGATGTCGTTTGAGCGGCACGCTACTTCCAAGATCCGCAACTCCGACGACCTGTTCCGGATCCGTACCATGGGGTTCCGGGGCGAAGCGCTAGCTTCTATTGCTGCCGTGGCTCAGGTGGAGCTGCGTACCCGCCGCAACGACGACGAAATAGGTACCATGATTCGCATCGAAGGATCGGAAGTCAAAACCCAGGAGTCGGTGGCTACCCTGCCGGGCACCAACCTGCTGGTCAAGAATCTGTTCTTTAACGTACCAGCACGGCGCAACTTCCTCAAATCCAATTCCGTCGAAATGCGGCACGTGCTCGACGAATTCCAGCGCGTAGCGCTTGCCCATCCTGAGGTAGGTTTTTCATTGTATCATAATGACGTGGAGGTGTTTAACCTGTACGCCGGAAAATTGGTGCGGCGGATTGTGGACATGTTCGGCAAGAATTACCGAGAGCAGCTGGTGTTCTGCCAGGAAGACACCTCCTACGTGAGCGTGCGGGGCTACATCGGCAAACCCGAATTTGCCCGAAAGACGCGGGGCGAGCAATATTTTTTCGTCAATGAGCGCTACATCAAGCATAGCTATCTGCACCACGCCATCATCAGCGCCTACGAAGGTACCATCCCGGAGGGCAGCCACCCGTTCTACGTGCTTTTTATTGAGATAGACCCTTCACACGTCGACATCAACATCCACCCCACCAAGACTGAAATCAAGTTTGACGACGAGCGGTCGGTATATGCCATCATTATGGCCGCCGTGCGAAAGGCCGTCGGGGTGTATAACCTGGCTCCGCCCATTGATTTTGACGACAATGTCAATTTCCTGACTCAGCACGCGCGCCCCCTGGAGCCTCCCCGAGCCGTACAACCCGACTGGGCCGCCCGGCCCAATGGTACCTCGGCGGATGAGAACCGGTCAGGAGAAACCCGATCGGAAGCGACGCGACCCAAGGAGAGCTCCTCCAAGCGTCAGCAGGGTAATCTCACCAATTGGAACAAACTGTTCGAAGGTCTCAAAAGTCCCGATGAGGAAGCTCGTCAGCAGGCCGCTCTTGAACTGGACCAGGCGGTCGCGGCTCGTCCCTCGTACCAGCAGCAAGCCGTCACCCTGGCGAGTAAGATCAATAGGCTGGCCTCCGAAACGGTCAGTATTCCGGATGCCGACGCCGTACTGTTCCAGGTGCATAACCGGTTCATTCTTTCGCAGGTGAAAGAAGGAGTCATGCTCATCGACCAGAAGGCGGCCTATGAACGCATTCTGTACGAGCGTTACCGGCAGATGCTCACCAAACGCAACGGGGCGTGCCAGCAGTTGTTATTTCCCAAAACCGTCCGTCTGACGCCTGCCGACATGCAGCTAATGCGCGAAACGACCGACGAAATCAGAGCCTTGGGCTTTGAATTTGACGAGATAGGCCCCAATGAACTCATCGTGCGGGGTACCCCCGCCGACTTGCCCGACGAGAGCGAACAGGAATTGTTTGAAGAATTGATTGAGCAACTCAAAAAAAGCTATTCGGATCTCAAACTCAACAAACCCGACAGTCTGGCGCGCTCACTGGCCCGGCGTTTCTCGGTACGGTATGCGGTAAAGTTATCCCCGCTCGAAATGAACACGCTCATCAACCAGTTGTTCGCCTCGCCGGATCCCAACCGTACCCCGGGCGGCGACCCGATCGTGGTGATGCTCACCATGGACCGGTTAAGTACATTATTTAAACCCTGA
- a CDS encoding rhomboid family intramembrane serine protease, with product MFSLTPIVRNLLILNIVFFIVDAYIVNLTPGFALYSLKSPAFLPFQFVTYMFLHGNIGHIFSNMFGLIIFGPMLERIWGARRFLIFYFVTGIGAGLLFSAIDYFETSQLQDAVNVYLQYPTPEGLVDFMSQHAKGLYQANLDFLNNFEESPKDPRYIQDSVNFVQGFYQQQVNVPMVGASGAIFGILMAFGLLFPNTELFLLFFPFPIKAKYFVAFYGLYELYAGIQNAQSDNVAHFAHLGGMLFAFILLRLWGSDRNKFY from the coding sequence ATGTTTTCGCTTACGCCCATTGTCCGTAATTTACTGATTCTGAATATTGTATTTTTTATTGTTGATGCGTATATTGTAAATCTGACGCCGGGCTTTGCTCTATATTCGCTCAAATCGCCCGCCTTTTTGCCTTTCCAGTTTGTGACCTATATGTTCTTGCACGGTAACATTGGGCATATATTCAGTAACATGTTCGGGCTCATTATTTTCGGACCTATGCTGGAGCGGATCTGGGGGGCACGTCGGTTTCTGATTTTCTATTTCGTTACAGGTATTGGTGCCGGTCTGCTTTTTTCGGCCATTGATTATTTCGAAACATCGCAGTTGCAGGATGCCGTCAATGTCTATCTTCAATATCCTACGCCCGAAGGATTGGTGGATTTCATGAGTCAGCATGCCAAAGGATTGTACCAGGCTAATCTGGATTTTTTGAATAATTTTGAAGAAAGTCCCAAAGATCCCCGTTACATTCAGGATAGTGTTAACTTTGTGCAGGGGTTTTACCAACAGCAGGTTAACGTTCCGATGGTAGGTGCTTCGGGAGCCATATTCGGTATTCTCATGGCGTTTGGTCTGTTGTTTCCCAATACCGAACTTTTCCTTTTATTTTTTCCATTTCCGATCAAGGCGAAGTATTTTGTAGCCTTTTACGGACTTTATGAGTTATACGCAGGTATCCAGAATGCCCAGTCAGACAACGTGGCCCACTTTGCCCATTTGGGAGGGATGCTGTTTGCCTTTATCTTGTTAAGATTATGGGGTTCGGATCGGAACAAATTTTATTAA